GGTTCTACTAGCGAATTGAGCCAAGATGTAATTGAGAGATTTCTCGCAGTGTAATGGCGCGGTTAGCTTTGCACAGAATAGGACAGCACAGAATAGGACAGCTAGACTGTCTAAAAACGATACCATTGACTTGTAACAGGCAATCTTACGAATCTTGATGGCTACCACTACGCAACGCCTCGCACTGCAAGACTTCCTAAAGCTGCCGAATATTGAGGAGTCACCAGCTTGGGAGTTTGTGGACGGACAAGCCAATCAAAAACCTATGCCCACAGCCTTCCACAGCATCTTGCAAAAACGCCTGACGGCTGCAATTGACCAAGCGGACTCATCCTACAAAGCTTTTCCAGAGTTACGCTGTATCCTAAGCAGCAATTCTGTCGTCCCTGACATTACAGTTATTCACCAAGACCGAGTCCCTTCTGAGAATATCGCTGTTGAAGGTGCGCCTGATTGGATGATTGAAATCCTCTCTCCCGACCAAAGCACTACTAAATTGATTGTCAAGATTCAAACTTGCTTGCAGGAGGGGACACAGCTAGGGTGGCTGATCGATCCGACAGAACGGGTAATTATCATCCTATGGCCCGATAATCGGATTGCTCTGTTGAGAAATAGCGATCGCTTGCCTTTCCCCCAGGATATCCCATTAGAATTGACGGTTGATCAAGTGTTTGCCTGGTTACGTCGGGCAAGCTGAGGGTATGTAATGATAAGTCTCAATAGTTGCGGTGGGTAATGCTCACCCTGGATAGCTACACTTGCATTCAGCATAAATCGAAGTAACCTCAAATGGTACAAACACCCGCTAAACCTCTTAGTTTAGAAGAGTTTCTGAAGCTACCAGAAACCGAACCAGCCAGCGAGTACATTGACAGTCAAATTATACAAAAGCCAATGCCGCAGGGAGAACATAGCACCATCCAAGGTGAACTAATTATTGCTGTTAATGCTGTTGTTAAGCCCCAGAAAGTTGCACGGGCATTTCCAGAACTGCGGTATACGTTTGGTGGACGGTCAATTGTGCCAGATGTAGCAATATTCACTTGGGATAGAATTCCCCGCAAGGAAAATGGCGGTGTAGCAAACGTATTTCAAGCGGCTCCTGATTGGATAATTGAAATCTTATCTCCCGACCAAAGCGCTACAAAAGTTATCAAAAAAATTATGCATTCTCTCAAACATGAAACACAGATGGGTTGGCTAATTGACCCAAATGAACAAACTATCTTTGTTTATCAACCTAAGCAACAGCCAGAAGTGTTTGACCAACCAGAACAGCAGCTTCGCGTCCCTTCATTTGCCAATGAACTCTGTTTGACGATAGGTGAAGTATTTAGCTGGCTATTAGAGTAAGAGTACCTGATTTAGTAGTCGGAAAAATGGGGATGATGTGTGATACTAAACGGGAACAATGTGTTTTTAGGAAAGCATACAGCGATTACCTCATGGGCGAAGTCTTCTATACATTGCAAGCGAAACTTTCCTTAGAGGATTGAAATGTCATTAAAAGACTTTAACTTGTCTGACCTGCCATTTGTTTATTTGTTAGAAAAAAGTAATCTACCTAATTGTGCAGCAATCTATTTCGTATCTGACAGTAAAGGCCAAGTCATTTACATTGGTAGAACAGTTAACTTAGTTGCTCGATGGCGAGAACACCATAGATTTAATCAGCTAAAAAGGTTTAATCGAAAAAATCGCATTAGTATTAGCTGGATGGTTTGCAGTAATGATATAAACACTCTTTCAAATCTTGAAAATGAGTTTATAAATTTATACAAGCCACCACTGAATTGGTCGAAAGTAGTATCACCAGTTAGAAGAATAACTCCAGCGGAGATAGCATTACAGCAGAGCCTTCAGCAGCTAGCCAAATTGAACACAATGATATTTGGGTTTGACCCCATCGCTGACGAAGAACCGCCAACAATATACTTGGTTTACCCTGTCTTGGGTAAGCGTGGAATATCAGGCAGCATACGGAGTACATTAAAAAACATCAACAAAAAAGCTAGTGTGTTGAAGTGGAAAGAGTACCACACAGACTCTAAGAGTTCAGGTAAATTCGGATACTGGGAAACCGAGTATAACGGTATAAAAATAGACCTAGCTCCAGCTCAAGGCTTAATTAGCTTTATGGATGATTCGACTCGTAGGACTGTTGCTGGTGTAGAGCTTATGGCTTTTAGTCATCAACAGCTAGAAATACTTCTAGCAGATGTACCAGAGTCGAAAAAGGAAACTTCAGCTTTAGGTGCATTAGAAGATGATCCTATTCCTATAGAACTGACTAATCACCCTCAAACTGTTAAACCACAGCGTAAAGATGTTGTCGAAGTCGAACTCTGGGAGGAATTAGAACCAATGCCTGAAGGTGAAGCTAGAGTAATGACCCGTCAGTTCTTGGATGTGGATGGTATAGAAATAGAGGTGTGTACTAATGCAAACGGTAAGCATTTTGTTAGGCATAATGTTTACTGGTGGATAACTTATGGGCAAAAAAATCCCGATCCACAGCGGGATAACATAATACTCAACTTACAGAATGCGGTAGATAGACTTCCTACTATCAGATGGTCTGGCTATAGGTTTAGATTAGAAACTATTTTGTTCAGCGAGGATGATGTAGAAGTTGAGAGTATATTACTTCCAGTGGGTATGTTTGAAGACCTAATGAAAGACACATCAAAGTTTAGTGGTCTGAGTGAGAAGGTTAGAGAAGAAATCAAAAGCGGTGAATATAAATTCCAGCCAAACGAGAATGCCAATATAAAACTATGTGTGTGGTTACAGCGTAATTCCTTATACTCGCTCCTCCAAACCAACAACAGTTAAACAAACACAGCCAGAGCAAGTGAATTGTGACTCAAGTCGTTTGCAAGCTTGACGATACGATCGCTTCCATGAATTGACGGAAAAATGCGATTGCATATATCAGCAGGTAGAGCTTGATATAGCAGAGTGGTCTACCTTAAGGCTCTACCCGGTTCTTAAGAAATTTTCTAGCGTGAAGGTATAGCCCACTCAAGCATAGAAAAAAGATTTTTATGACAACCGACGTTTCTACTGACATCAACAAGAACAAAAATATTAATGGATCGCTCTTAACTGGCGCTCTCTTGATTGTTTTGGGGATAGTTGCGATCGCTGTGCCTAACGTCTCGACAATTGTCGCTGAGACTTGGATTGCTTTGATCCTATCTAGCGCAGGAGTTGCCAAGGCAGTCTATGCCTTTCAAACCCGCGATCAAGGAGCTTTCATTTGGAAACTCTTATTGAGCGTCCTCTACATTGCCACAGGCGTGATGCTATTCTTTTACCCCTTAACAGGTGTCCTGACACTGACCCTGTTGCTAGCTAGCTTTTTGCTGACAGAAGGTGTATTCAACCTAATCCTGGCATTCCGGGTGCGCCCGCAACAGAATTGGACATGGGTGCTGACAGACGGGATTATTACGCTGGTGCTGGGTGCAATGATTTGGTTCCAGTGGCCCTTCAATGCGCCTTGGCTGATTGGGACGCTAGTTGGTGCAAGCGTTCTCTCCACAGGGGTTTCCCGCGTGATGCTGTCGTTTAATGCGCGTTCTGCCTTGAATCAGTCTAACCAAGCTGCTTGAGTCTAAAGCTCTGGAATCTGGCGTAAGGCGGGTAATGCACTGCAAGAAAATTACCCGCCATCTCGACACAAGCGATCGCATCCTGATTAACTTCTCATTCTCAACCAGCCAAAAATTTGGTCGGCTGTAAATTGAAAAGAAATTGTCTAACACAGCTAAACGATTGCTTCCTTGACACAATTCTGGTTGTTGGTTTAGTAGGAAAATTAGTACAGAGCGATCGCCTGCGCCGCAAATACCGCCGATGAGTAGCGCCTATATGCCAAGATCAACAGAGTAGCGATCGCAAACCTGATCAATGTCTTCAACTCATCCTCCTCTCAATATTCGATTCCAACGCTTGCGCGAGGTACGTACTGCACTACTGCGCCTTCATAAAAGACTACTCGATTCCGAACGTGAGGGTTACGAGCAGTCTCACGGACGCATTCGGTCAAACGGAGAGTTTCTTCGGCTTGTTCTCGAAGATGAATGGTTTACCTGGCTGCGTCCGTTCTCTCAATTTATCGTCAAGATTGACGAAGCCTTAAGTCCAAAAGAATCTATAACATTACAAAAAGCTGACGAGCTGTTAAAGGAAGCTAGTTCCTTGCTTACTCCTT
The genomic region above belongs to Funiculus sociatus GB2-C1 and contains:
- a CDS encoding Uma2 family endonuclease, coding for MATTTQRLALQDFLKLPNIEESPAWEFVDGQANQKPMPTAFHSILQKRLTAAIDQADSSYKAFPELRCILSSNSVVPDITVIHQDRVPSENIAVEGAPDWMIEILSPDQSTTKLIVKIQTCLQEGTQLGWLIDPTERVIIILWPDNRIALLRNSDRLPFPQDIPLELTVDQVFAWLRRAS
- a CDS encoding Uma2 family endonuclease; protein product: MVQTPAKPLSLEEFLKLPETEPASEYIDSQIIQKPMPQGEHSTIQGELIIAVNAVVKPQKVARAFPELRYTFGGRSIVPDVAIFTWDRIPRKENGGVANVFQAAPDWIIEILSPDQSATKVIKKIMHSLKHETQMGWLIDPNEQTIFVYQPKQQPEVFDQPEQQLRVPSFANELCLTIGEVFSWLLE
- a CDS encoding GIY-YIG nuclease family protein; this encodes MSLKDFNLSDLPFVYLLEKSNLPNCAAIYFVSDSKGQVIYIGRTVNLVARWREHHRFNQLKRFNRKNRISISWMVCSNDINTLSNLENEFINLYKPPLNWSKVVSPVRRITPAEIALQQSLQQLAKLNTMIFGFDPIADEEPPTIYLVYPVLGKRGISGSIRSTLKNINKKASVLKWKEYHTDSKSSGKFGYWETEYNGIKIDLAPAQGLISFMDDSTRRTVAGVELMAFSHQQLEILLADVPESKKETSALGALEDDPIPIELTNHPQTVKPQRKDVVEVELWEELEPMPEGEARVMTRQFLDVDGIEIEVCTNANGKHFVRHNVYWWITYGQKNPDPQRDNIILNLQNAVDRLPTIRWSGYRFRLETILFSEDDVEVESILLPVGMFEDLMKDTSKFSGLSEKVREEIKSGEYKFQPNENANIKLCVWLQRNSLYSLLQTNNS
- a CDS encoding HdeD family acid-resistance protein; the protein is MTTDVSTDINKNKNINGSLLTGALLIVLGIVAIAVPNVSTIVAETWIALILSSAGVAKAVYAFQTRDQGAFIWKLLLSVLYIATGVMLFFYPLTGVLTLTLLLASFLLTEGVFNLILAFRVRPQQNWTWVLTDGIITLVLGAMIWFQWPFNAPWLIGTLVGASVLSTGVSRVMLSFNARSALNQSNQAA